The following are encoded together in the Roseivirga misakiensis genome:
- the hpf gene encoding ribosome hibernation-promoting factor, HPF/YfiA family translates to MIVKVQSIHFDADVKLIDFIQKKLDKLDTYYDRTIDAEVILKLNNEGIENKTVEIKLNVPGEQLFATKSSSSFEAATDHCTEALKRQVQKHKEKLLAH, encoded by the coding sequence ATGATAGTAAAAGTTCAATCCATTCACTTCGATGCAGATGTTAAACTAATTGATTTTATTCAGAAGAAATTAGACAAACTAGATACTTATTACGATAGGACAATTGATGCGGAAGTTATACTAAAATTGAACAATGAGGGTATTGAGAATAAAACGGTTGAGATAAAGCTAAATGTACCGGGGGAGCAACTTTTTGCTACTAAAAGCAGCTCATCTTTTGAAGCAGCAACCGATCATTGTACCGAAGCCTTGAAACGACAGGTGCAAAAACATAAAGAAAAGTTACTAGCTCACTAA
- a CDS encoding GatB/YqeY domain-containing protein produces MSLKVQIEADIKKAMLARQKDELKALRAIKSMILLAETEKGGSGDVSEDAELKLLMKAVKQRKDSAQIYKDQGREDLASTEEAEIAVIEKYLPKQLSEAEIKVELEKIIAQVGATGPQDMGKVMGMASKAMAGKADGKTISGIVKSILVG; encoded by the coding sequence ATGAGCTTAAAAGTACAGATAGAGGCAGACATTAAGAAAGCTATGTTGGCACGTCAAAAAGACGAGTTGAAGGCTTTGAGAGCAATAAAATCAATGATTCTACTTGCCGAAACTGAAAAGGGTGGCTCTGGTGATGTTTCTGAAGATGCTGAACTTAAGCTGTTGATGAAGGCGGTAAAACAGAGAAAAGATTCTGCACAGATATATAAAGATCAGGGTAGGGAAGATTTAGCTTCTACCGAGGAGGCTGAAATTGCTGTTATTGAAAAGTATTTACCGAAGCAATTGTCGGAAGCTGAAATTAAAGTAGAGCTTGAAAAAATCATTGCACAAGTTGGGGCAACTGGTCCACAAGACATGGGTAAGGTTATGGGAATGGCAAGTAAGGCTATGGCTGGAAAAGCTGATGGTAAGACGATTTCTGGTATTGTAAAATCTATTTTAGTCGGATAG
- a CDS encoding pyridoxine 5'-phosphate synthase — protein MTRLSVNINKVATLRNARGGNNPSVVQVAKDIERFGAQGITVHPRPDERHITTKDVYDLKEVVTTEFNIEGYPDDRFMKILEEVRPDQATLVPDPPHVLTSNAGWDTVENEKSLTEIISSIKALGIRTSIFVNPNVEMVEGASKVGTDRIELYTEMYATGFLKEPSTAIADYKAAAQKAEALGIGINAGHDLDLNNLKYLVQEIPMMDEVSIGHALICDALYYGLENTIQLYLRELQ, from the coding sequence ATGACTAGACTGAGTGTTAACATAAATAAAGTAGCGACACTGAGAAATGCACGCGGAGGAAACAACCCAAGTGTAGTACAAGTGGCTAAAGATATAGAACGTTTCGGAGCGCAAGGTATCACTGTACACCCTCGGCCTGACGAAAGACACATTACCACCAAAGATGTCTATGATTTAAAGGAAGTCGTTACGACAGAATTCAATATTGAAGGCTACCCAGACGATCGCTTTATGAAAATTTTGGAAGAAGTAAGACCCGATCAAGCGACATTGGTACCCGATCCACCTCATGTATTGACATCTAATGCCGGTTGGGATACCGTCGAAAACGAAAAGAGCCTAACCGAAATTATCAGTAGCATTAAAGCGTTAGGGATTCGGACATCAATATTTGTAAATCCTAATGTCGAAATGGTTGAAGGAGCCTCTAAAGTCGGAACGGATAGAATAGAATTGTATACAGAAATGTATGCAACCGGTTTTCTCAAGGAGCCTTCAACTGCCATTGCTGACTATAAAGCAGCGGCACAAAAAGCAGAAGCCTTGGGCATCGGTATCAATGCTGGTCATGATTTGGACCTTAATAACTTAAAATACTTGGTGCAAGAAATTCCAATGATGGATGAAGTGAGTATTGGCCATGCGCTGATTTGCGATGCACTGTATTACGGCTTAGAAAATACTATTCAACTATACTTAAGAGAACTACAATAG
- a CDS encoding NAD kinase, translated as MRIALHGKSTGPEAQGCINDVFQLLEKHSIEAAISELYKSDLNEKDFSTGHLDTFKLGDDLSSFDFILSLGGDGTILDTITYTNRSETPIVGINLGRLGFLANTPRNDIRDTFQRLVSGEFTVESRSLIRVGSDQGIFQPYNFGLNELTIVKKETSSMIVVHTYVDGDYLNSYWADGLIVATPTGSTGYSLSCGGPLVHPTQKNFIITPVSPHNLNVRPIIVSDTSEITFEIEGRSKQFMVSLDSRSQSIDDSAKISVRREEFEAKLVRFNNDRYFDTLRQKLNWGLDARN; from the coding sequence ATGAGAATTGCCCTTCATGGAAAAAGTACAGGCCCTGAAGCACAAGGGTGTATCAACGATGTTTTTCAGTTACTCGAAAAGCATAGTATTGAAGCGGCTATTTCTGAATTATACAAATCTGATCTGAACGAGAAAGACTTTTCTACAGGCCATCTAGATACTTTTAAGCTTGGTGATGACCTTTCCTCTTTTGATTTTATACTCAGTTTGGGGGGTGATGGGACAATTTTAGATACGATCACCTACACCAATCGCTCCGAGACGCCGATCGTGGGTATTAACTTGGGAAGGCTTGGTTTTTTAGCGAATACACCTCGAAATGATATAAGAGATACATTTCAGCGTCTAGTTTCTGGAGAATTTACCGTAGAATCAAGGTCACTGATAAGAGTAGGTTCGGATCAGGGAATTTTTCAGCCCTATAACTTCGGTTTAAATGAACTAACCATCGTAAAAAAGGAAACCTCCTCAATGATAGTGGTACATACCTATGTCGATGGGGATTATTTGAACTCATACTGGGCCGATGGACTAATTGTAGCTACACCAACAGGCTCCACGGGCTATTCTTTAAGTTGTGGAGGACCACTTGTACATCCAACACAGAAAAATTTCATCATTACCCCGGTCAGTCCACACAACCTAAACGTTCGCCCGATCATTGTTTCTGATACTAGCGAGATCACATTTGAAATAGAGGGTAGATCAAAGCAATTCATGGTTTCATTAGATTCTCGATCGCAAAGCATAGACGATAGCGCAAAAATTTCCGTTAGGAGAGAAGAATTTGAGGCAAAACTCGTTCGTTTTAACAATGACAGGTATTTTGATACCTTGCGTCAAAAATTGAACTGGGGTTTAGACGCCCGCAATTGA
- the rpsU gene encoding 30S ribosomal protein S21, translated as MIIINVKENESIDKALKRFKKKFEKTGVLKELRSRTAYEKPSVANRTMKIKAAYKQKMYAKENY; from the coding sequence ATGATCATCATTAATGTAAAAGAAAACGAATCTATTGACAAAGCGCTTAAACGTTTCAAGAAGAAATTCGAGAAAACGGGAGTATTGAAAGAGCTTAGGTCTAGAACTGCGTACGAGAAGCCTTCTGTCGCTAACAGAACTATGAAAATTAAGGCTGCTTACAAGCAGAAAATGTACGCTAAAGAAAACTACTAA
- a CDS encoding alpha/beta fold hydrolase produces the protein MPTLNHKVYGEGKPLIILHGLFGSLDNWVTLGKKFGEDFKVFLVDQRNHGQSFHDATFSYEAMSEDLCQFMGEMSINSAHLIGHSMGGKTVMEFARKYPEKVDKLVVADIGPKSYPVHHTAIIKAFYSVPINTLKSRKEADEILSTQIEDFGIRQFLLKNLARTENGFKWKMNLDVIATQIEEVGKGLNQNATFKKESLFIRGGKSDYILDGDVNLIHSIFPNSKIATVEGAGHWLHAEKPMDFYQQVRNFLL, from the coding sequence ATGCCTACACTAAATCATAAAGTTTACGGAGAAGGGAAACCTTTAATCATATTACACGGCTTATTTGGTTCCTTAGATAACTGGGTAACCTTAGGCAAAAAGTTCGGCGAGGACTTTAAAGTTTTCTTGGTAGACCAAAGAAATCACGGGCAATCGTTTCATGACGCTACTTTTTCATATGAAGCAATGTCTGAAGACTTATGCCAATTTATGGGTGAAATGAGCATAAACTCTGCCCATTTGATAGGTCATTCTATGGGAGGAAAAACCGTAATGGAATTTGCGAGAAAATATCCCGAAAAAGTAGACAAACTCGTTGTGGCCGATATCGGCCCAAAGTCTTATCCAGTTCACCATACGGCAATTATCAAGGCCTTTTATTCAGTGCCAATCAACACATTGAAATCGCGTAAAGAAGCAGATGAAATTCTCAGTACGCAAATAGAGGACTTTGGCATAAGGCAGTTTTTACTTAAAAACTTAGCAAGAACGGAAAATGGCTTCAAGTGGAAGATGAATTTAGATGTAATCGCTACTCAAATCGAAGAGGTAGGAAAAGGGCTTAATCAAAATGCGACTTTCAAAAAAGAATCCCTCTTTATTAGAGGTGGAAAGTCAGACTACATTCTTGATGGTGATGTCAATCTTATTCATTCAATTTTCCCAAATAGTAAAATAGCAACTGTAGAAGGCGCTGGCCACTGGTTGCACGCAGAAAAGCCAATGGATTTTTACCAACAAGTGAGAAATTTTCTGCTATGA
- a CDS encoding CvpA family protein — translation MKTLDVILLIPLIFGGAMGYRKGLLLELFGILAFVLAIIGGFKLMELGMSYLSEYLEGVDHLLPFISFLIIFIAIILLVNMLGKMVKKMVDMTLLGGVDKFAGAIVGIVKWAIGLSIILWLTSNFGVDLPGQDEELVLYPFLSELGPNIISALDVVLPFAEEMLENIKELISPV, via the coding sequence TTGAAGACCCTCGACGTAATTCTTCTAATTCCATTGATTTTTGGCGGAGCCATGGGTTATCGCAAAGGGCTGTTACTTGAGCTTTTTGGTATCCTTGCTTTTGTTCTGGCCATAATCGGCGGGTTCAAGTTAATGGAATTGGGGATGTCTTATCTATCGGAATATCTCGAGGGGGTTGACCATTTACTGCCATTCATTTCATTCCTCATCATTTTCATTGCCATAATTCTCTTAGTCAATATGCTGGGCAAAATGGTTAAGAAAATGGTTGACATGACTTTACTTGGTGGAGTAGATAAATTTGCAGGAGCCATTGTGGGTATTGTGAAATGGGCCATTGGTTTAAGTATTATATTATGGTTGACGTCCAACTTTGGTGTCGATCTACCTGGGCAAGACGAAGAATTGGTCTTATATCCATTTCTTTCAGAATTAGGCCCAAATATCATATCGGCATTGGACGTAGTGCTGCCATTTGCTGAAGAAATGTTGGAAAATATTAAAGAGCTAATCTCTCCTGTTTGA
- the porG gene encoding type IX secretion system protein PorG, translating to MFSSLQSYHTDKLDRPVFLISLLFVMLSTGLKAQNTEIGIELGGYNYLGDVVRQYDFSNNTLGGQFFFRKHINDGVSLRFSVGRGRLKGADDEAFDVFSANRRASFSSRFVNTDMILEYNFLDYRNEKLDQHWTPYLFFGLGAYRLQGEDQLGNNYSSGVQFRAPVGIGIKIKMNRRWVLGISTSAIKTNSDFLDNVSLKTPNIKDYRGGNPNDDDVMFFTGFSLSYTFYKIVCPKPFY from the coding sequence TTGTTCTCTAGCTTGCAATCATATCATACGGATAAACTGGACAGGCCTGTCTTTTTGATAAGTCTGTTATTTGTAATGCTTTCAACAGGATTGAAAGCTCAAAATACTGAGATAGGTATTGAATTAGGTGGGTATAATTATCTTGGTGACGTCGTACGACAGTATGACTTCAGCAACAATACACTAGGCGGTCAGTTTTTCTTCAGAAAGCACATTAATGATGGGGTTAGTTTACGGTTTTCCGTAGGCCGAGGTCGTTTAAAAGGTGCTGATGATGAAGCATTTGACGTATTTTCAGCAAATAGGAGAGCTTCTTTTTCTAGTCGATTTGTAAACACAGATATGATTCTGGAGTATAACTTTCTCGACTATAGAAATGAAAAGTTGGATCAACACTGGACGCCTTATCTATTTTTCGGACTAGGCGCTTATAGGCTTCAAGGCGAAGATCAGTTGGGTAATAATTACTCTTCAGGTGTTCAATTCAGAGCACCAGTAGGGATCGGAATTAAAATCAAAATGAATCGAAGATGGGTACTTGGTATATCTACTTCGGCGATCAAAACCAATTCTGACTTTTTGGACAATGTTTCATTGAAAACTCCCAATATCAAAGACTATCGAGGAGGTAATCCAAATGATGACGATGTGATGTTTTTCACAGGATTTTCATTGAGTTATACTTTCTACAAAATAGTCTGTCCCAAACCGTTCTATTAA
- a CDS encoding SAM-dependent methyltransferase yields MNDSFGKIYLIPSVISDNTQDSVIPPHVKTAIKACNSFLVENVRTARRFISSLKLGLTIESLEFEILDKKTTFEDCVDLIQPILSGKTVGVLSESGCPGIADPGAKLVHIAHQFGIRSIPIVGPSSILLALMASGFNGQSFAFHGYLPIDKKQRQQRIRELERESKEKNQTQIFMDTPYRNEALLADVIKTARQDTFLCVARDITGEKELILTKSISKWKPNMIALKKMPTIFLILAN; encoded by the coding sequence ATGAATGATTCATTCGGAAAAATATACCTAATTCCAAGTGTTATTTCGGATAACACCCAAGATTCGGTAATTCCTCCTCATGTAAAAACTGCCATCAAAGCTTGCAACTCATTTCTGGTAGAAAATGTCAGAACCGCCAGAAGGTTCATCAGTTCTTTAAAACTTGGATTAACTATCGAAAGCCTAGAGTTCGAGATTCTTGATAAGAAAACTACCTTTGAAGATTGTGTCGATTTGATACAGCCGATCTTATCGGGAAAAACCGTCGGAGTACTCTCTGAATCTGGCTGCCCTGGCATAGCGGACCCAGGTGCTAAACTGGTTCATATTGCTCATCAGTTCGGCATACGTAGCATCCCGATAGTAGGACCATCTTCAATACTTTTGGCACTAATGGCCAGTGGCTTTAATGGACAGTCATTTGCCTTTCATGGCTACTTACCCATTGACAAAAAACAACGTCAGCAGCGCATTCGAGAATTAGAGCGGGAATCGAAAGAAAAGAACCAAACGCAAATCTTTATGGATACCCCTTATCGGAATGAGGCACTTCTGGCAGATGTCATCAAGACGGCAAGGCAAGATACTTTTTTATGTGTGGCGAGAGATATTACTGGTGAAAAGGAACTAATTCTAACCAAATCCATTAGTAAGTGGAAGCCAAACATGATCGCTTTGAAAAAAATGCCGACCATTTTCCTAATTCTAGCGAATTAG
- a CDS encoding anthranilate synthase component II, with translation MILLIDNYDSFTYNLVDYFNQLGIEVKVMRNNVSLDQLNPDDFSGIVLSPGPEKPSDAGNLLPIIAQFLGRLPMIGICLGHQAIAQHLGAKLEKAKRPMHGKISQIEASDSHMYDGLPLTFNVVRYHSLIVAELPKILTPTAKTSTGELMSFEGSEDLKVWGIQFHPEAFLTEYGLEILKNWVRFNEIV, from the coding sequence TTGATCCTCCTCATTGATAATTACGATTCGTTTACCTACAACTTGGTTGACTATTTTAATCAGTTGGGAATTGAGGTAAAGGTGATGAGAAACAATGTCTCATTAGATCAATTGAATCCTGATGACTTTAGTGGCATTGTATTGTCTCCAGGACCTGAAAAACCTTCTGATGCGGGGAATTTACTTCCCATTATCGCCCAATTTTTAGGGAGGCTTCCGATGATTGGCATTTGTTTAGGGCATCAAGCTATTGCACAACACCTTGGAGCCAAACTTGAGAAAGCAAAAAGGCCTATGCATGGTAAAATCTCGCAAATTGAGGCGTCAGATTCTCATATGTATGATGGCCTTCCTTTAACTTTTAATGTGGTGAGATATCATTCATTAATAGTTGCCGAGTTACCTAAAATTTTGACACCAACAGCGAAAACTTCGACGGGAGAGTTAATGTCATTTGAAGGTTCCGAAGATTTAAAAGTTTGGGGAATTCAGTTTCATCCCGAGGCGTTTTTGACCGAATATGGCCTTGAAATACTGAAAAACTGGGTGAGATTTAACGAAATTGTATAG
- a CDS encoding CBS domain-containing protein: MIPPLKPTDDGHKAIVWMEELRMNQLPVIEKGRFLGFINEEIILEENDSKKPVNQYYLDAEQCFVTEHQHFYDVIKVAAQHESQLVAVLSDSGIFQGVIALEDTINAFAESTAVQEPGAILVLLMNQRDYSLAEISRLIESEDVKILSSTINSDPKDAAMLRVTLKLNKSEVSHVTASLERFGYRIIGRFQEEEIKSNDQERFDLLMRYLNI; encoded by the coding sequence ATGATTCCCCCACTCAAACCGACGGATGACGGCCACAAGGCCATTGTTTGGATGGAAGAGTTAAGGATGAATCAGCTGCCAGTTATTGAAAAAGGAAGGTTTCTAGGCTTTATTAACGAAGAAATCATTCTTGAAGAAAATGACTCCAAAAAACCTGTTAATCAATACTATTTAGATGCAGAGCAGTGTTTTGTAACGGAGCACCAGCATTTTTATGATGTGATTAAAGTAGCTGCACAGCATGAATCACAACTAGTGGCTGTATTATCAGATTCCGGTATTTTTCAAGGAGTAATAGCACTAGAAGATACTATTAACGCATTTGCGGAGTCGACCGCTGTTCAAGAACCTGGAGCTATTTTAGTTTTATTAATGAACCAGCGCGACTACTCGTTAGCTGAAATCAGCCGCCTGATTGAATCAGAAGATGTTAAAATCCTGAGTAGCACGATCAACTCTGACCCAAAAGACGCGGCAATGCTTCGGGTAACTTTAAAGCTGAATAAATCAGAGGTTTCTCATGTTACAGCTTCGCTAGAACGATTTGGTTACAGAATTATCGGAAGGTTTCAGGAGGAAGAAATTAAATCAAATGATCAAGAACGCTTCGATCTTTTAATGCGATACTTGAACATATAA
- the metK gene encoding methionine adenosyltransferase — protein MPYLFTSESVSEGHPDKVADQISDALIDNFLAFDADSKVACETLVTTGQVVLAGEVKSNTYLDVQRIARETIERIGYNKAEYQFDSKSCGVLSAIHEQSDDINRGVDRASKEEQGAGDQGMMFGYASKETENYMPLALDLSHKILKVLAELRRENNEIKYLRPDAKSQVTIEYSDQNVPQRIEAIVVSTQHDDFGTDEVMLSKIREDIINILIPRVKADLPANIQALFNDQIKYHINPTGKFVIGGPHGDTGLTGRKIIVDTYGGKGAHGGGAFSGKDPSKVDRSAAYATRHIAKNLVAAGIADEVLVQVSYAIGVVEPMGIFIDTYGTAKVDLTDGEIAEKVTEIFDMRPYAIETRLKLRNPMYTETAAYGHMGRKSETVKKTFINASGQPQEFEVELFTWEKLDYVDKVKAAF, from the coding sequence ATGCCTTATTTATTTACATCAGAATCCGTTTCTGAAGGACACCCAGACAAAGTAGCTGATCAAATTTCAGACGCTTTAATCGATAACTTTTTAGCCTTCGATGCCGATTCTAAAGTAGCCTGTGAAACCCTTGTTACAACTGGCCAAGTTGTACTAGCTGGCGAAGTAAAGTCAAATACTTACTTAGACGTACAGCGGATAGCAAGAGAAACCATAGAAAGAATAGGCTATAATAAGGCGGAATATCAATTTGATAGTAAATCTTGCGGTGTACTGTCTGCTATACACGAGCAATCAGATGATATCAACAGAGGTGTGGATCGAGCTTCAAAGGAAGAGCAAGGTGCAGGTGACCAAGGTATGATGTTTGGTTACGCCTCAAAAGAAACTGAAAATTATATGCCTTTGGCTTTAGACTTATCTCATAAGATACTTAAAGTCTTAGCCGAACTAAGAAGAGAGAATAATGAAATTAAATACTTAAGGCCTGATGCCAAGTCTCAAGTAACTATAGAATATTCAGATCAAAATGTTCCACAAAGAATAGAAGCTATTGTAGTATCTACTCAGCACGATGACTTTGGAACGGATGAAGTAATGCTATCCAAAATAAGAGAGGACATTATCAATATTCTAATCCCTAGGGTAAAAGCAGATTTACCAGCGAATATTCAAGCACTTTTCAACGACCAAATTAAATACCACATCAACCCAACGGGAAAGTTTGTAATTGGAGGTCCACATGGTGACACTGGGTTGACGGGTAGAAAAATTATCGTGGATACTTACGGCGGAAAAGGAGCTCATGGAGGTGGAGCTTTTTCTGGAAAAGACCCTTCAAAGGTAGATCGTTCAGCAGCTTATGCTACTAGACATATAGCGAAAAACCTTGTTGCTGCTGGTATTGCCGACGAAGTCTTAGTACAAGTTTCTTATGCCATTGGCGTAGTCGAACCAATGGGTATTTTCATCGATACTTACGGTACAGCCAAAGTGGATTTGACTGATGGAGAAATAGCGGAAAAAGTCACAGAAATCTTCGACATGAGACCTTATGCTATCGAAACTAGGCTCAAGCTGAGAAACCCTATGTATACTGAAACCGCCGCTTATGGTCATATGGGAAGAAAATCAGAAACTGTGAAGAAAACTTTTATCAATGCCTCTGGGCAGCCTCAAGAATTTGAAGTGGAATTATTTACTTGGGAGAAACTAGACTATGTAGATAAAGTGAAAGCTGCTTTCTAG
- a CDS encoding acyl-CoA dehydrogenase family protein, translating into MDFEMNENQLMIADMIKDFGERQITPYRNKWDDNQEFPIHIFKEFGELGLMGVLVPQEYGGSGFGYHEYITVVAEIAKLDPGIGLSVAAHNSLCTGHILQFGNEDQKKRWLPKLATAEWIGAWGLTEPNTGSDAGNMKTTAKKDGNEWVINGTKNWITHGKSGDIAVVIVRTGEVGDSHGMTAFVVERGTQGFKAGKKEDKLGMRSSETAEMIFEDCRVPEENVLGEVGNGFIQSMKVLDGGRISIAALSLGIAEGAFNEAVKYSQERHQFNQPISNFQGISFKLADMATKLESAKLLTHQAAQLKNEGKPMTKESAMAKYYASECAVECSTEAVQIFGGYGYTKDYPVEKYYRDSKLCTIGEGTSEIQKLVISREILK; encoded by the coding sequence ATGGATTTTGAGATGAATGAAAACCAGTTGATGATCGCAGATATGATCAAAGACTTTGGTGAGCGGCAGATTACACCATACAGAAATAAATGGGATGACAATCAGGAATTTCCGATTCACATTTTCAAAGAATTTGGTGAATTGGGCTTAATGGGTGTATTGGTGCCACAAGAGTATGGAGGCTCTGGTTTTGGGTACCATGAATACATAACTGTTGTAGCGGAAATTGCCAAACTTGATCCAGGAATTGGTTTATCTGTAGCCGCGCATAATTCTTTATGCACTGGGCATATTTTACAATTTGGTAATGAAGATCAAAAGAAAAGGTGGCTTCCCAAATTAGCTACTGCCGAGTGGATTGGAGCTTGGGGTTTGACGGAGCCAAATACTGGTTCAGATGCTGGTAATATGAAAACTACTGCCAAAAAAGATGGTAACGAATGGGTGATTAACGGTACTAAGAACTGGATTACTCATGGTAAGTCAGGTGATATTGCCGTAGTGATTGTCAGAACTGGTGAAGTCGGAGACTCTCACGGAATGACAGCTTTCGTTGTGGAACGTGGTACTCAGGGTTTTAAGGCTGGAAAAAAAGAAGACAAATTGGGTATGAGATCTTCAGAAACTGCTGAAATGATTTTTGAAGATTGTAGAGTACCAGAAGAAAATGTTTTGGGTGAAGTTGGGAATGGTTTTATCCAATCCATGAAAGTGCTTGATGGTGGTAGAATTTCAATCGCTGCCTTAAGTTTAGGAATTGCTGAGGGTGCTTTCAATGAGGCCGTGAAGTATTCTCAAGAAAGGCATCAATTCAATCAGCCAATATCCAATTTCCAGGGCATATCATTCAAGCTGGCCGATATGGCAACAAAGCTTGAGAGCGCAAAATTATTGACTCATCAGGCGGCTCAGTTAAAAAATGAAGGTAAGCCGATGACTAAGGAATCCGCGATGGCAAAATATTATGCCTCGGAATGTGCCGTTGAATGCTCTACAGAGGCTGTGCAGATATTTGGTGGCTATGGATATACTAAAGATTATCCTGTAGAGAAATACTACCGTGATTCAAAGCTGTGTACGATTGGCGAGGGTACATCTGAAATTCAAAAACTTGTAATTTCAAGAGAGATTTTGAAGTAG
- a CDS encoding tyrosine-type recombinase/integrase: MTMLVLCVMRSSNMVDSFLKYISFEKRYSKHTVQSYQNDLEQFQSYICHHFKTEDLSQATQLMVRSWILSLMDSGISSRTVNRKIASLRSFFKFLVSRGQVTENPTSKVRSLKTQKELPSFADEQEFSNYLNSDVFADSFEGRRDQLILEIFYGTGIRQAELLGLKTSDLDERNSTIKVLGKRNKERIIPISRSLLGLIEKYIHEKNHVFSHDQNSFLIVNNSGSQAYPMLIHRVVKKYLTDISSLDKKSPHVLRHTFATHLLNKGADLNAVKDLLGHSSLAATQVYTHNSLEKLKSVFDQAHPKA; the protein is encoded by the coding sequence ATGACTATGTTAGTACTGTGTGTAATGCGCAGTTCTAACATGGTTGATTCTTTCCTCAAATATATTTCGTTCGAGAAGCGCTACAGTAAGCATACTGTACAATCCTACCAAAACGATCTCGAGCAGTTTCAATCCTACATTTGCCATCATTTTAAAACGGAAGATCTTTCCCAGGCTACCCAGTTAATGGTTAGGTCTTGGATTTTGTCCTTAATGGATAGTGGTATTTCTTCTAGAACTGTAAACAGAAAAATCGCCAGCCTTAGGTCCTTTTTTAAATTTTTAGTGAGCCGAGGCCAAGTGACGGAAAATCCAACGTCTAAGGTGCGGTCACTTAAAACACAGAAGGAATTACCTAGCTTCGCAGACGAGCAGGAGTTTTCTAATTATTTAAATAGTGATGTCTTTGCCGATTCGTTTGAAGGTAGACGCGATCAGCTCATTTTAGAGATTTTTTATGGGACTGGTATTCGTCAAGCGGAGTTGCTCGGATTAAAAACTTCTGACCTTGACGAAAGAAATTCTACCATTAAAGTACTTGGGAAAAGAAATAAAGAACGAATAATACCGATCTCAAGAAGCCTCTTAGGACTGATAGAAAAATATATTCATGAGAAAAATCATGTCTTTTCTCACGACCAAAATTCATTTTTAATCGTAAACAATAGTGGGAGCCAGGCTTACCCGATGTTAATTCATCGCGTTGTAAAGAAGTATCTGACGGATATCTCTTCACTAGATAAGAAAAGCCCACATGTATTGCGACATACCTTTGCTACTCACCTGTTGAATAAAGGTGCAGACCTAAATGCAGTAAAAGACTTATTAGGTCATAGTAGTTTGGCTGCTACGCAAGTATACACACATAATTCATTGGAAAAGCTGAAGTCTGTTTTTGACCAAGCGCATCCAAAAGCTTAG